The genomic interval TACGAGGGCGACCGGCCCATCCAGTTGCAGGTGCTGAACGGGGTGCCGCAACAGGGACGACGAGCGCAGGTCGCCGATGTGCAGCCGCCCATGCCGTACAACCACCGCTATGCGGTGACGGCGGTCAGCCGCGACGGCGCCGAGAGTCTGTTCTCGAATGTGCGGATCCTGGACTGGAACACGCGGATCGACCTGTTCGACGCCGGCTTCGTGCCTCTTTGACCCTGAGAAGCGGCCGTCGGCAGGTGTTCGGCAGAGCCGCGTCCGCAGTCAATCCCGGCCGGGCGGCGGCCGCGGGCGGTCGGGCGCTGCGGCGTCGGCGGGGTGCGGGTGGACATGGGCGTGGGTGTGGACATGGGGGTGGCTGTGGATCTGCGCGGGGGCGAGCCGGCCGGCCTCCAGGATCATCGCCCGGCTGGCGAAGTCGGCGACGAAGGCAGCGTCATGGGAGACGAGGATTATCGCCCCGGCGAAGTCCTTCAGTGCCGTGCGCAGGCGCTGGCCGTTGGCTTCGTCGATGCCGTTGGTCGGTTCGTCCAGCAGCAGCACGTCGGGGCGCATGGCGACCAGGCCGGCGAGGCAGACGAGCCGCTTCTCGCCACCCGACAACCTGTGGCTGACGCGGTTGGCGAGGTGGCCGACGCCGAGTTCGTCGAGCGCGCGCTGCGCGCGCGCCGTCGCCTCCGCCTGGGTGCAGCCGATGTTGAGCGGACCGAAGGCGACGTCCTCGATCACGGTCGGGCAGAAGAGCTGGTCGTCGCTGTCCTGGAACAGGAAGCCGATCCGCGGGCGCAGGAGGCGGAACTGCTTCTCGTGCGCGCAGTCGACGCCGAACAGGCGCACGCTGCCGCGATCCGGGCGTTGCAGGCCGACGACGGTGCGCAGCAGCGTGGTCTTGCCGGCGCCGTTCGGCCCGACGATCGCCAGCCGCTCCCCGGCCGACAGGACGAGCGACACGTCGCGCAGAACCGGGGTGCCGTCGCGGCTCACGGTGACATCGGCGAGGGCAACGAGGTCGCTCATAGCCGGTCGAATAGCAGCGTTGCGACCGCGAGGCCAGCCAGTCCGGCGGAGGCCGTCCAGTCGCGCGCGGACGGCGCCGGCAGGGCAGCATGGGGAAAGCGCCCGGCGTATCCGCGGCACAGCATGGCTTCGTCCACCCGCTGCGCCCGGTCGAGCGCGCGCACCAGCAGCATGCCAATCAGGTAGCCGTAGCTGCGCCAGGTGTGGCGGTTCGAGCCCGGGCGGAAGGCGCGCGCACGCATCGCGTCATGGAGCCTGAGTGCTTCGGCGCGGATCAGCGACAGGTAGCGCACCGTCAACACGAACAGCCTCACGACCGGTTCGGGCACGCGCAGGGCCTGCAGCGCGGCCCCGAGCCGGGCGGGCTCGACGCTGCCGAGCAGGGTCGTGAGCAGGAGGACGGAGACCGACACCTTGCAGGCGATCAGGCCCGCGCGGGCGATGCCTTCCGCGCTTGCCGAGACGGGGCCGAGGACGAGCACCGGCCGGCCGGCGATCGTGAACGGCAAGATCAGGAACAGCAGCAGCACGAAGCCCTCGACATGGAGGAGTCGCCGCCACAGGCGCCGCTCGATGCCGCAGGCCAGCGCGAGCAGGCAGACGCCGGCGAGCGCAAGGGCGGCGGTCGCCAGGTCGCGAAGCTGCGACAGGGCGGCAACGGCGACGAAGGTCGCGACGAGGCGCAGGCGCAGGTCCTGGGGCAGGATCGTCATTGGCGCTCGCCGGG from Polymorphum gilvum SL003B-26A1 carries:
- the cbiQ gene encoding cobalt ECF transporter T component CbiQ yields the protein MTILPQDLRLRLVATFVAVAALSQLRDLATAALALAGVCLLALACGIERRLWRRLLHVEGFVLLLFLILPFTIAGRPVLVLGPVSASAEGIARAGLIACKVSVSVLLLTTLLGSVEPARLGAALQALRVPEPVVRLFVLTVRYLSLIRAEALRLHDAMRARAFRPGSNRHTWRSYGYLIGMLLVRALDRAQRVDEAMLCRGYAGRFPHAALPAPSARDWTASAGLAGLAVATLLFDRL
- a CDS encoding energy-coupling factor ABC transporter ATP-binding protein; its protein translation is MSDLVALADVTVSRDGTPVLRDVSLVLSAGERLAIVGPNGAGKTTLLRTVVGLQRPDRGSVRLFGVDCAHEKQFRLLRPRIGFLFQDSDDQLFCPTVIEDVAFGPLNIGCTQAEATARAQRALDELGVGHLANRVSHRLSGGEKRLVCLAGLVAMRPDVLLLDEPTNGIDEANGQRLRTALKDFAGAIILVSHDAAFVADFASRAMILEAGRLAPAQIHSHPHVHTHAHVHPHPADAAAPDRPRPPPGRD